The following coding sequences lie in one Oryctolagus cuniculus chromosome 7, mOryCun1.1, whole genome shotgun sequence genomic window:
- the LOC108177604 gene encoding late cornified envelope protein 3D: MSCQQNQQQSQPPPKCPSPKCPPKSPKQCLPPASSGCAPGLGGCSGPGSEGSCCLSHHRRRRSHRCRRQSSESCDSGSGQQPGGSGCGAVSGGC; encoded by the coding sequence ATGTCCTGCCAGCAGAACCAGCAacagagccagccccctcccAAGTGCCCCTCACCCAAGTGTCCTCCAAAAAGCCCAAAGCAGTGTCTGCCTCCAGCCTCCTCTGGCTGTGCTCCAGGCCTCGGGGGCTGCAGTGGCCCTGGCTCCGAGGGCAGCTGCTGCCTGAGCCATCACAGGCGCCGCAGGTCGCACCGATGCCGGCGCCAGAGCTCCGAGTCCTGTGACAGTGGCAGTGGTCAGCAGCCTGGGGGCTCAGGCTGTGGTGCTGTGTCTGGGGGCTGCTGA